One genomic window of Comamonas serinivorans includes the following:
- a CDS encoding aspartate kinase: MALFVHKYGGTSMGSTERIANVARRVAKWARAGHQVVVVPSAMSGETNRLLGLAKELAPSKSQASYLRELDQLAATGEQASSALLAIALQAEGLQAVSYTGWQVPVKTDNAYTKARIESIDDVRIRKDLDAGKVVIVTGFQGIDDVGNITTLGRGGSDTSAVAIAVALKADEALIYTDVDGVYTTDPRIVPKAKRLSTISSEEMLEMASLGSKVLQIRSVEFAGKYRMPIRVLSSFTPWDIDLTEEATSGTLITFEEDENMEKAVVSGIAFSRDEAKISVLGVPDTPGIAYKILGSVADLNVEVDMIIQNIAKDGKTDFSFTVPRGELARTVEMINSKLVPELGVTEVRSDDRICKVSIVGIGMRSHVGVASKMFKTLSEEGINIQMISTSEIKTSVVIDEKYLELAVRALHSAFGLDNDAA, encoded by the coding sequence ATGGCATTGTTTGTTCACAAGTACGGCGGCACCTCCATGGGGTCGACCGAGCGCATCGCCAACGTTGCGCGCCGCGTCGCGAAGTGGGCGCGCGCGGGTCATCAAGTGGTGGTGGTGCCGAGCGCCATGAGCGGCGAAACCAATCGCCTGCTGGGCCTGGCCAAAGAGCTGGCCCCCAGCAAATCCCAGGCGTCGTACCTGCGCGAGCTGGACCAGCTGGCCGCCACGGGCGAACAGGCCTCGTCCGCCCTGCTGGCCATTGCGCTGCAGGCCGAGGGCCTGCAGGCCGTGAGCTACACCGGCTGGCAGGTGCCCGTGAAGACCGACAACGCCTACACCAAGGCCCGCATCGAGTCGATCGACGACGTGCGCATCCGCAAGGACCTGGATGCCGGCAAGGTCGTCATCGTGACCGGCTTCCAGGGCATCGACGACGTCGGCAACATCACCACGCTGGGGCGCGGTGGCTCCGACACCTCGGCTGTGGCCATTGCCGTGGCTCTGAAGGCCGATGAAGCCCTGATTTACACCGACGTGGACGGCGTCTACACCACCGACCCGCGCATCGTGCCCAAGGCCAAGCGCCTGTCCACCATCAGCTCGGAAGAGATGCTGGAAATGGCCAGCCTGGGCTCCAAGGTGCTGCAGATCCGTTCGGTCGAATTCGCCGGCAAGTACCGCATGCCGATCCGGGTGCTGTCGAGCTTCACGCCCTGGGACATCGACCTGACCGAGGAAGCCACGTCTGGCACGCTGATCACATTTGAGGAAGACGAAAACATGGAAAAAGCCGTCGTTTCGGGCATCGCATTCAGCCGCGATGAAGCCAAGATTTCGGTGCTGGGCGTTCCCGACACCCCCGGCATCGCCTACAAGATCCTGGGCTCGGTGGCCGACCTCAACGTCGAGGTCGACATGATCATCCAGAACATCGCCAAGGACGGCAAGACCGACTTCTCCTTCACCGTGCCGCGCGGCGAACTGGCCCGCACCGTGGAGATGATCAACAGCAAGCTCGTGCCCGAACTGGGCGTGACCGAGGTGCGCAGCGATGACCGCATCTGCAAGGTGTCCATCGTCGGCATCGGCATGCGCAGCCACGTGGGCGTGGCCAGCAAGATGTTCAAGACGCTGTCCGAAGAAGGCATCAACATCCAGATGATCTCGACCTCGGAGATCAAGACCTCGGTCGTCATCGACGAAAAGTACCTCGAGCTGGCCGTGCGCGCGCTCCACAGCGCCTTCGGCCTCGACAACGACGCCGCTTGA
- a CDS encoding integrase core domain-containing protein — protein sequence MIRTLKEQCVHRHRFESLQHASRLIGDWIHFYNHRRPHQALNMRTSAEAFALVA from the coding sequence GTGATCCGCACGCTCAAGGAGCAATGCGTGCACCGCCACCGCTTCGAATCGCTGCAGCACGCCAGCCGCCTGATCGGCGACTGGATCCACTTCTACAACCACCGGCGCCCGCATCAGGCGCTGAACATGAGAACCTCCGCTGAGGCATTCGCATTAGTAGCCTGA
- a CDS encoding oligopeptide/dipeptide ABC transporter ATP-binding protein, whose translation MTDAAPLPPALFRAQNLCCSYIAASGQRVDALHRVTFDLLQGETLGLVGESGSGKSTLAKCMVRLTPVQAGQMTLAGDDITQLKGAGLGPLRSRVQMVFQDPLASLNPSHSILDAVRTPLLTREPMDRQIEQANDMLTRVGLAPEVYGRRRPRELSGGQCQRVSIARALVGRPQLLICDEAVSALDVSVQAQVLNLLEDLKAELGTSMLFISHDLGVVRNISDRVMVLYLGRVCELGDTARLYDAPLHPYTAILLAAIPTVEARPEGGLKPSSQDMPSPLNVPSGCRFHTRCPQASERCRSEVPELRELPQAPGRLVACHHPLPA comes from the coding sequence ATGACTGACGCCGCGCCATTGCCCCCCGCGCTGTTCCGCGCACAGAACCTGTGCTGCAGCTACATCGCGGCCAGTGGCCAGCGTGTCGATGCCCTGCATAGGGTCACGTTCGACCTGTTGCAGGGCGAAACCCTGGGGCTGGTGGGCGAGTCGGGATCCGGCAAGTCCACGTTGGCCAAGTGCATGGTTCGGCTCACGCCGGTGCAGGCCGGGCAGATGACGCTGGCCGGCGACGACATCACGCAGCTGAAGGGCGCAGGCCTCGGGCCTTTGCGGTCGCGTGTGCAGATGGTGTTTCAGGACCCGCTGGCGTCGCTCAATCCCAGCCACAGCATCCTGGATGCCGTGCGCACGCCGCTGTTGACGCGGGAGCCCATGGATCGCCAGATCGAGCAGGCGAACGACATGCTGACCCGCGTGGGACTGGCCCCCGAGGTGTATGGCCGGCGCAGGCCGCGTGAGCTGTCGGGCGGGCAGTGTCAGCGCGTCAGCATCGCCCGGGCGCTGGTGGGGCGGCCGCAGCTGCTCATCTGCGATGAAGCCGTGAGCGCGCTCGATGTGTCGGTGCAGGCGCAGGTGTTGAACCTGCTGGAAGATCTGAAGGCCGAGCTCGGCACCAGCATGCTGTTCATCTCCCATGACCTGGGGGTGGTGCGCAACATCAGCGACCGCGTCATGGTGCTGTACCTGGGGCGCGTGTGCGAGTTGGGCGACACGGCGCGCCTGTACGACGCGCCACTGCACCCTTACACCGCCATCCTGCTGGCGGCGATTCCCACCGTCGAAGCGCGTCCCGAGGGCGGTCTGAAGCCCAGCAGCCAGGACATGCCATCACCGCTCAACGTGCCCTCGGGGTGCCGCTTCCACACACGCTGCCCCCAGGCCAGTGAACGTTGCCGCAGCGAGGTGCCGGAGTTGCGGGAGCTGCCGCAGGCTCCCGGGCGTCTGGTGGCCTGCCACCACCCCCTGCCGGCGTGA
- a CDS encoding ABC transporter ATP-binding protein, whose product MSNANMALAVDQLSVRFASHAGLVQVLDQVSLTLAPGKTLGIVGESGSGKSVLARTLLGLTHELPTAHVEGQIHLNGRDLSHARPADWRAVRGREVAMVFQDPMTSLNPVLTVGEHLVQVLRQHQSLSRAQALAHASELLAQVGIPDPVARLREYPHRLSGGMRQRVVIAIALACRPAVLIADEPTTALDVTVQAQVIDLLRDLQGRLGMAMVFITHNLGLVREVCDDVVVMYAGQVVERGTVDEVISSPNMPYTRKLLQSVPRLDGPIHARLAAISGAPPKLDQLPTGCRFQARCDCARAACLEAPPWQDISARSGYRCWLPITSTQECHD is encoded by the coding sequence ATGAGCAATGCCAACATGGCCCTGGCGGTTGACCAGCTCAGCGTTCGTTTCGCATCGCATGCAGGCCTAGTCCAGGTGCTGGATCAGGTCAGCCTCACCCTGGCGCCCGGCAAGACGCTGGGCATCGTCGGCGAGTCGGGTTCGGGCAAGTCGGTGCTGGCGCGCACCCTCCTCGGGTTGACGCATGAGTTGCCCACGGCCCACGTCGAAGGCCAGATTCACCTGAATGGCCGCGACCTGAGCCATGCGCGCCCAGCGGATTGGCGCGCCGTGCGCGGGCGCGAGGTGGCCATGGTTTTTCAGGATCCGATGACCTCGTTGAACCCGGTGCTGACGGTGGGTGAGCACCTGGTGCAGGTGCTCCGCCAACACCAGTCGCTGAGCCGTGCGCAAGCCTTGGCGCACGCCAGCGAGTTGCTGGCGCAAGTGGGCATCCCCGATCCAGTAGCCCGCCTGCGGGAGTACCCGCATCGCCTGTCGGGGGGCATGCGGCAGCGTGTGGTCATCGCGATTGCGCTGGCCTGCCGTCCCGCGGTGCTGATCGCCGATGAGCCGACCACGGCGCTGGATGTGACCGTGCAAGCCCAGGTCATCGACCTGCTGCGCGACTTGCAGGGTCGCCTGGGCATGGCCATGGTCTTCATCACCCACAACCTCGGCTTGGTGCGGGAAGTCTGCGACGACGTGGTGGTGATGTATGCCGGTCAAGTCGTTGAACGAGGAACGGTTGACGAAGTGATCTCCTCACCAAACATGCCCTACACGCGCAAGCTGCTGCAGTCTGTGCCGCGGCTGGACGGTCCCATCCATGCGCGGCTGGCCGCCATTTCGGGGGCACCGCCTAAGCTGGACCAGCTGCCGACAGGTTGCCGCTTTCAGGCGCGCTGCGACTGCGCGCGGGCGGCCTGCCTCGAGGCACCGCCCTGGCAGGACATCTCCGCCCGCAGTGGTTACCGCTGCTGGTTGCCCATCACCTCGACTCAAGAATGCCATGACTGA